From Kitasatospora sp. MAP12-44:
TCCTTCGCCGCGGCCATGATGTCCAGCGCCCGGTAGGCGGCCGGGGCGGCGCCGTGCACCTTGGAGTCGGCGACCGCGCGACCCCAGGCGATGCACTGGTCCCAGTTCTCGCCGCGGTCGATCTCGGGGCGCTCGACCACGGTCTCGCCCTTGAGGACCTTGGCAGCCCACAGGATCGACTGCTCCAGGAAGTCGGCCGGCTCGAAGATCGCGTCGGCGATGCCGAGCTCGAAGACCTCCTTGCCCTTGAGCTGCTTGTTCTGGCTCATCGAGTTCTCGATGATGACCTTGACCGCGTTGGCCGGGCCGACCAGGTTCGGCAGGATGGTGCAGCCGCCCCAGCCGGGAACCAGGCCGAGGAAGACCTCGGGCAGCGAGAAGGCCGGGACGCCCGAGCTGACGGTGCGGTAGGTGCAGTGCAGACCGACCTCGACACCGCCGCCCATCGCGGCGCCGTTGTAGAAGGTGAAGGTCGGCACCGGCAGCGCGGCGATCCGCTTGAAGACGTCGTGCCCGCCCTTGCCGATGGCCAGCGCGTCGCTGTGCTCCTTGAGCACCTCGACACCCTTGAGGTCGGCGCCGACCGCGAAGATGAACGGCTTGCCGGTGATCGCCACGGCGACCACCTTGCCGTCGGCGGCCTCGGCCTCGACCTGGTCCAGCGCCTCGGACAGCTTGGCCAGCGAACCCGGGCCGAAGGTGGTCGGCTTGGTGTGGTCGAAGCCGTTGTCCAGGGTGATCAGCGCCAGCTTGCCGGCCTGCAGCGGCAGGTCCAGGTGGCGGACGTGGGCCGTGGTGACGACCTCGCCGGGGAACAGCTCGGCGGCGCGCTTCAGCAGCTCAGTGGTGCTCATCTTCACTTACCACCCTCGAAGTGGGGGTTCTCCCAGATGACGGTCCCGCCCATGCCCATGCCGATGCACATGGTGGTCAGGCCGTACCGGATGTCCGGGCGCTGCTCGAAGCGGCGGGCCAGCTGGTTCATCAGGCGCACGCCCGTCGACGCCAGCGGGTGGCCGTAGGCGATCGCGCCGCCGTACGGGTTGACGCGCTCGTCGTCGTCGGCGATGCCGTAGTGGTCCAGGAGCGAGAGCACCTGGACGGCGAAGGCCTCGTTGATCTCGAAGGCCTGGATGTCGTCGATCGTCAGACCGGCCTTGGCCAGGGCCTTCTCGGTCGCCGGCACCGGGCCGATGCCCATGACCTCGGGCTCGACGCCCGCGTAGGCGAACGAGACCATGCGCATCTTGATCGGCAGGCCGAGCTCCAGGGCCACGTCCTCGGCCGCGAGCAGTGAGGCGGTGGCGCCGTCGTTCAGACCGGCCGCGTTACCGGCGGTGATGTTGCCGTGCACGCGGAACGGGGTCTTGAGACCCGCCAGGTTCTCCATCGTGGTGCCCGGGCGCATCGGCTCGTCGGTGGTGGCCAGGCCCCAGCCGGTCTCGCCGGCGTCGGGGTTGGTGTTCCGCACCGAGATCGGCACCAGGTCGGGCTGGATGTCGCCGTTGGCGTACGCCTTGGCGGCCTTCTCCTGCGAGCGCACCGCGTAAGCGTCGCAACGCTCCTTGGTGATGTGCGGGAGCCGGTCGTGCAGGTTCTCCGCGGTCATGCCCATGAACAGCGCCGACTCGTCGACGATCTTCTCGGAGATGAAGCGCGGGTTCGGGTCGACGCCCTCACCCATGGGGTGGCGGCCCATGTGCTCGACGCCACCGGCGAGGACGATGTCGTACGCGCCGAAGGCGATACCACCGGCGGTGGCGGTGACGGCGGTCATCGCGCCGGCACACATGCGGTCGATCGCGTAGCCCGGAACGGACTTCGGCAGCCCGGCCAGCAGGCCGACGCTACGGCCGATGGTCAGGCCCTGGTCGCCGATCTGGGTGGTGGCCGCGATGGCGATCTCGTCGATCCGCTCGACGGGCAGGTTCGGGTTGCGGCGCACGAGTTCCCGGATGCACTTGACGACCATGTCGTCCGCCCGGGTCTCGTGGTAGATGCCCTTCGGGCCGGCCTTGCCGAACGGGGTGCGGACGCCATCGACGAAGACGACGTCCCTCGCGGTACGAGGCACGGGGGCTCTCCTCCCAGGGACCAACAGAACGGGGTACGCAGGCCGCGACCGGGTCGACGAAAAGCCCGAGCAGCACTGCTTCACCGCCATGCTACTGGTCGGTAACCAACTTGCCCAGGGCCGGGGGTCGCGCGGCGTTGTGTCCCGCGCCACGTCCCGGCCCTGGGGCGGCTACGGCGCCGCGGGCGGTGCGACCGCGGCGTTCTCGAAGGCCGCGGCCATCGCGGGGGCGACCAGCTCGACCTGCCAGCGCCGCGCGCCCAGCGCCCGCAGCGCACCGGCGACGGTGGCGGCGGTGGCCTCGGCCGGCGGCTCCCAGGAGACCCGGCGGACCAGCTCGGGCGTGATCAGGTTCTCGGCCGGCAGGTGGTGCTGCTCGGCCAGCTCGGAGACCGCGGCACGCGCCGCGGACAGCCGGGCGGCGGCCACCGGGTCCTTCTCGGCCCAGGCGCGCGGCGGCGGCGGGCCCTCGTGCGGCGCGGTGGCCGGCGGCAGCTGCGCCTCCGGGATCGCCCGGGCGCGCTCCAGCGAGGCCATCCACTGCTCCAACTGGCGGCGGTGCACCCGCGGGCCGAAGCCCTGGACGGCCTGCAGGGCCGGCACGTTCAGCGGCATCGCCAGGGCGGCGCTGACGATCGCGGCGTCCGAGAGCACCCGGCCCGGCGAGACGTCACGTTCCTGGGCGATCTTGTCGCGGGTCTGCCAGAGGTCCCGGACGGCGGCCAGCTGGCGGCGCCGGCGCACCTTGTGCAGGCCGGAGGTGCGACGCCACGGGTCCACCCGGGGAGCCGGTCGGGGTGCGGCCGCGATCGCCGCGAACTCCTCCAGCGCCCAGCCGAGCTTGCCCTGGCCGTCCAGCTCCTGTTCGAGTGCGTCACGCAGCTCGACCAGCACCTCGACGTCCAGGGCGGCGTAGCGCAGCCAGGGCTCGGGCAGCGGGCGGGTGGACCAGTCCACCGCCGAGTGCTCCTTGGCCAGGGTGTAGCCCAGCACGCTCTCGGTCATCGGGCCCAGGCCCACCCGGGGGAAGCCGGCGATCCGGCCGGCCAGCTCGGTATCGAAGAGCTGACGCGGCTTCATGCCGACCTCGGCCAGGCACGGCAGGTCCTGGGACGCGGCGTGCACCACCCACTCGGCGTCCGCGAGGGCCTCGCCGAGCGCGCTGAGGTCGGGGCAGGCGGCCGGGTCGATCAGCGCGGTGCCGGCCCCCGCGCGGCGCAGCTGGATCAGATAGGCGCGCTGGCCGTAGCGGTACCCGGAGGCCCGCTCGGCGTCGACGGCCACCGGTCCGGTGCCTGCCGCGAAGGCTGCGACGACGGCGGCGAGCGCCGCTTCGTCCGCCACCACGGGAGGGAGGCCCTCCCGGGGTTCGAGGAGCGGGACCGGCTGTGTCTCTACGGCGATGGCATCGATGGCTTCGGTCACTCACCAAGGGTACGACGAGCCTCGTGGGCGGGAGCCTGATCGTCAGCCGTGGACCTGCCTGAATGCCAACGGCGGTCCGGAGGAAACGTTCCTCCGGACCGCCGCGCGGCCGCTCAGTGGATGATGCCCGTCCGGAGCGCGACGGCGACCATGCCCGCCCGGTCGCCGGTGCCCAGCTTGCGGGCGATCCGGGCCAGGTGGCTCTTGACGGTCAGGGCGGACAGCCCCATCGCGACGCCGATGGCCTTGTTCGACTGGCCCTCCGCGACCAGCCGCAGGACCTCGACCTCGCGCCCGGAGAGCTCCCGGTAGGTGGTCGGCTGGGTGCCGGGCGCGCCCGGGGCCCCGGGGGCGCCGCTGTGGCCGGGGGTGCCGGGCATCCCCGGGCGGCGCATCCGGCCGGCCAGCCCGCCCGCGCCGATCGGCAGGCCGGGGCGGCCGGGCATCGCGACATTGGTGCGGGTGCCGGTGACCACGTAGCCCTTGACGCCGCCGGCCAGCGCGCTGCGCACCGCGCCGATGTCGTCGGCGGCCGACAGCGCCAGCCCGTTGGGCCAGCCCGCCGCCCGGGTCTCGGCGAGGATGGTGAGCCCGGAACCGTCCGGGAGGTGGACGTCGGCCACGCAGATGTCGCGTGGCGTGCTGACCCGAGGACGGGCCTCGGCGATGGAGGACACCTCGATGACGTCGCGCACGCCGAGGGCCCACAGGTGCCGCGTGACGGTGTTGCGGACCCGCGGGTCAGCGATCACCACCATCGCGGTGGGCTTCGTCGGACGGTAGGCGACCACGCTTGCGGGGTGTTCGAGAAGGACCGACACCAGGTCTCCTGTGGGGAGTGGCGGACGGAACCCCCGATGGGGGAAGGAGCCGGAGTGTTCCGCGTGTGGAAAGGGTCACAGACTGCTTCGGCAACATCCGTGCCCGGCTTTAGCGAAAGATCACTATCTAGTGAGTCACAATACGGACAAATCGAGCAGGTGACTGATGCGACATCCCTGCGATTCGCGCAAAGTCGGTCATGGAATGGGCATAAACGATCGCCGGTGGGCGGCGAGTTGACGCCGTGTGGTGCCTGCGACGCATGGGGCGGCCCGGTCGGGCCGGGGTGGCGGGAGGTGCGGGTCCGTCAGCCTTCAGTGTGAGCGCGGCCGGCGGCGGGCCGGCATCGGGACCACTCCGCCGAGTGACGGCGCGTCAGGCAGCGACAGGGGTGCGGGTGCGGACGGAGGCAGCCCGCCGCAGAGGCAGAGCAGGTCCGCCCAGGCGGCCAGGTGCCGCTCGAACCGGCCGTCGGAGGGCGTCCAGGAGGCGCGGAGTTCGATTTCGGTGGAGGAGGCCCGGTCGGCCAGCCCGCCGAAGTACTGCGAGGAGGACCGCGACACCGTGCCGCTCGGCTCCCCGGCGACCGCGCCGTGCGTCTGCAGCGAGTCCATCAGCCAGGCCCAGCCGACCTCGGAGAGCATCGGGTCGTCGGCGATCTCCGGCTCCAGCTCGGCCCGGACCATGGTGACCAGCCGGAACTCGCCGTTCCAGGCCTCCTGCCCGGCCGGGTCGTGCAGCAGGACGAGCCGGCCGTCGGCCAGCTCCTCGCCGTCGATCTCCACCGAGGCGGTCACCGCCCAGCTGTACGGGGCCAACCGGCGCGGTGCCGGGGCAGGGGAGAGCTGCACCTCGGGGCGCACTCGCGCTCCCGCCAGCGCCTCGACCGCGCTGCGGAACTCGAGCGGCGCCGACTCCTTGCTCGTCCCGCCACTCTGTGCGGGGTTCCCGCCGACCGCTGCCATGACCCGAAGACTAGGCGGCGGGCGGCCCCGATGCGCGGAACTGCTGCCCGCGTGGCGCTGTGTCTTGGCCCGCCCACGGCGACCTGTGCCGTTCTGTGCCGATACGGCCCCCTCTCGCGGCTCGACCGGGCTTGGAGGATTCGACGACCGGCCGGGGCGGGTGCGGCCCGACTCCCGTGGGAGGATGGCGGCGTGAGTGAGACAACCGCAGCCCAGACCGGTCAGCAGCCCCCCGCGCGGCGCGGTGCCGCGTACGACTCCGCCTTCCTGCGCGCCTGCCGGCGCGAGCCGGTGCCGCACACCCCTGTGTGGTTCATGCGCCAGGCCGGCCGCTCGCTGCCCGAGTACCTGAAGATCCGTGAGGGCATCCCGATGCTCGAGTCGTGCATGCGGCCCGAGCTGGTCAAGGAGATCACCCTGCAGCCGGTGCGCCGGCACAAGGTGGACGCCGCGATCTTCTTCAGCGACATCGTCGTGCCGCTCAAGGCCGTCGGCATCGACGTCGACATCAAGCCGGGCATCGGCCCGGTGATCGCCGACCCGATCCGCACCCGCGCCGACCTGCAGCGGCTGCGCCCGCTGGAGCCCGACGACGTCCCCTATGTCACCGAGGCGATCGGCCTGCTGGTGGCGGAGCTCGGCAGCACCCCGCTGATCGGCTTCGCCGGTGCGCCGTACACGCTGGCCAGCTACCTGGTCGAGGGCGGCCCGTCCAAGAACCACGAGCGCACCAAGGCCATGATGTACGGCGAGCCCGAGCTGTGGGCCGAGCTGGTCGACCGGCTCGCGGACATCACCGCCGGGTTCCTCAAGGTGCAGATCGAGGCCGGCGTCTCGGCCGTCCAGCTCTTCGACTCCTGGGTCGGCTCGCTGGCGCCCGACGACTACCGCCGCTCGGTGATGCCGGCCAGCACCAAGGTCTTCGACGCGGTCGCCGGCTACGGCGTGCCGCGCATCCACTTCGGCGTCGGGACGGGCGAGTTGCTCGGGCTGATGGGCCAGGCCGGGGCCGACGTGGTCGGCGTCGACTGGCGGGTGCCGCTGAACGAGGCCGCCCGCCGGGTCGGCCCGGACAAGGCCCTGCAGGGCAACCTCGACCCCGCCGTGCTCTTCGCGCCGACCTCGGTGGTGGAGACCAAGGCCCGCGAGGTGCTGCACGCGGCCTCCGCGATCGGTCCCAGCGGCCATATCTTCAACCTCGGCCACGGCGTGCTGCCGAGCATGGACCCGGACGCGCTCAGCCGCCTGGTCGCCTTCGTGCACGAGGCCAGCGCCCGCTGACATGACGCAGCCACTACCGCAGATCGTCGTGATCGGCGGCGGCATCGCGGGCCTGGCCGCCGCCGCCTTCCTCAGTGGCGCGGCCGGCGGCCCGGCCCGGGCCGCCGTCACCCTGCTGGAGGCGGGGGACCGCCTCGGCGGCAAGCTGCTGTCCGGCGAGGTGGGCGGGGTGCGGGTGGACCTCGGCGCCGAGTCGGTGCTGGCCCGCCGCCCCGAGGCCGTCGACCTCGCGCGGGACGTCGGCCTGGCCGACGTCCTGGAGCCGCCGACCACCGCCAAGGCCGCCGTCTGGAGCCGCGACGCGCTGCGTCCGCTGCCCGCCGGACAGCTGATGGGCGTGCCCGGGGACCTGGAGGCGCTCGCCGCCTCCGGGGTGATCTCCGCGGCGGGCCTGCGGCGGGCCGGTCACGAGGAGCCGATCGAGGTCGGCGAGGACATCGCGATCGGCGCCTACATCGAGGCCCGGCTCGGCCGCGAGGTGCTGGACCGCCTGGTCGAGCCGCTGCTCGGCGGCGTCTACGCCGGCCACGCGGACCAGCTCTCGCTGCGCGCCGCCATCCCGGCCCTGCTGCCGATCGCCCAGCGCGGCGGTTCGCTGGTCGACGGGGTGCGCGAGCTGGTCAGCCGCTCCACCGCGACCGGGCCGGTCTTCCAGGGCCTGCGCGGCGGCATCGGCACCCTGCCGCCCGCGCTCGCCGCCGCCTGCGCGCGGGCCGGCGCCGAGCTGCGCACCCGCGCGGCCGTCCAGGAGCTGCGCCGCACCCCCGAGGGCTGGCAGGTCGTCACCGCGACCGGGACCCTCACCCCCGACGCGGTGCTGCTCGCCGTCCCCGCGCCCGTCGCGGCCCGGCTGCTGGCCGACAGCGCGCCGGGCGCCGCCGCCGAACTGGCCGGCGTCGACTACGCGAGCATGGCCCTGGTCACGCTCGCCTTCCGCCGCGCCGACCTGCCCGAGCCGCCCAGCGGCAGCGGCTTCCTGGTCCCGCCGGTGGACGGCCGGGCGATCAAGGCCGCCACCTTCTCCTCCAACAAATGGGGCTGGCTGGAGCGTTCGGCACCGGACAGCTTCCTGCTGCGCACCTCGCTCGGCCGCTTCCGCGAGGAGCAGGCCCTGCAACTGCCGGACGAGGAGCTGGTGGCCCGCTCGCTGGCCGACCTGCGGGAGGCCGTCGGGCTGCGCGCCACGCCGTACGACAGCGCCGTCACCCGCTGGACCGACGGCCTGCCGCAGTACCCGGTGGGCCACCCGGCCAAGGTGGCCCGGATCCGCGCGCAGGCGGCCCGGGTCGGCGGCCTCGCACTGGCCGGCGCCGCCTACGACGGCGTGGGCATCGCGGCCTGCGTCGCCAGTGCCCGCCGCGCTGTCAACGACCTGTTGACCCCGCTGGCCGGGGCAGCCGACCCGGAAGGAAGAATGAGCGCATGACTGAGACCGCTGAGCAGGCGACGAAGAAGAAGGCCCGGGACCTCAACCAGGTCATCCGCTACACCATGTGGTCGGTGTTCAAGCTCAAGGGCGAGCTGCCCGAGGACCGCACCGCGCTCGCCGCCGAGGTCGACGAGCTGTTCGCGCAGCTGGACGCCAAGGACGTCACGGTGCGCGGCACCTACGACGTCTCGGCGCTGCGGGCCGACGCGGACCTGATGGTCTGGTGGCACGCCGAGAGCTCCGACGACCTGCAGGAGGCGTACAACCGCTTCCGCCGCACCGGCCTCGGCCGCCTGCTGGAGCCGGTCTGGTCGAACATGGCGCTGCACCGCCCGGCCGAGTTCAACAAGTCGCACATCCCGGCCTTCCTGGCCGACGAGCAGGCCCGCGAGTACGTCTGCGTGTACCCGTTCGTCCGGTCCTACGAGTGGTACCTGCTGCCCGACGAGGAGCGCCGGGGCATGCTCGCCGAGCACGGCAAGATGGCGCGCGGCTACCCGGACGTCCGGGCCAACACCGTCGCCTCCTTCGCGCTGGGCGACTACGAGTGGCTGCTCGCCTTCGAGGCGGACGAGCTGCACCGGATCGTCGACCTGATGCGCGACCTGCGGCCCTCCCGGGCGCGCCTGCACGTGCGCGAGGAGGTGCCCTTCTTCACCGGGCGCCGCAAGCCGGTCGCCGAGCTGCTGAACGGCCTGGTCTGACCCACCGCGCCCGCTGCGTCCTCAGCGCCGCAGCGGGCGCAGTGCCGCCCGCAGCCGGGCGTCCGGCACGGCGTCGGGGCCGCCCATCGCCACCGCCGTGAGCAGCCGCTTCTCGTCCTGCGCGGTGGCCCCCGGGCCGCTCAGGCGGTGCGGGAGCCGGACCGCCTCCAGCACCTCCTGCCCGGCCGGCGCCGCCCAGCGGGTGTACGGCTGGATGTCCACCCGGGCCATCAGCAGCGTCCCCGTGGTGAGCACCAGCGGCAGCGAGAACCAGGCCAGCGCGGACGCCGTCGCGTCGCCACCGACGGGCGTGGCCAGCGACATCGCCGCGGCCATCAGCACCAGCGAGAGCAGCAGCGCCTGGCGGACCTGGCGCAGTGCCAGCACGGTGTTCTCGCGGATCGCGGCCGGGGTGGCCAGTCCTGCCAGAGCCAGCCGGTTGCCGATCTCCTGCACCGTGCGGTGCTCGGCCAGGTTCGCCCGCAGCTCGGCCGTCAGGCACTGCCCCTCGGGGCCGACCTCGCTGATCAGCGCCCGCTCCAGCCGGCTGCGGCCCTGCGGGTCCACCACGGTCGTCCAGCCGGTGTGCGCCAGGTGCAGCCTGCCGCGGCCGCTCATCAGGACCAGCGCCAGGTCCACCACCCGCTCGGGTCCGCCGGCCAGGTACGCCGTCTCGTAGAGCCCGATCCCGACGGCCTCGGCGGGTTCCTCCGGCTCCAGCCCGGCCAGCGCGTCGGCCGTTGCGGCGGCACGGATCAGGCGGAGGCAGGAGAAGACGGCGACGACACAGGCCGGGACGAGAAAGACGAGCCACATGGGCTTGTTGTAGACCGCCGGGCCGGGCTCGGAGCGTAAACCGGTGCCGCGATACCGAATCGTGACCGTCAGCTGAACAGCAGCGCGCGGTCCTCGCCCAGGTGGGCGCGGAGCACGGCGAGCGCCCGCATGCTCTGGGTCTTCACCACCGAGGTGCTGATCCCGAGGATCTCAGCGGTGGTCTCCACGCTGTGGTCCTCCCAGTGGCGCAGCAGCAGGATCGCCCGGTCCCGGTTCGGGAGGGTGGCCAGCGCCTCCAGCAGGGTCAGCCGGACCGCGGTGGCGTCCGGGGTGTCGGGGCG
This genomic window contains:
- a CDS encoding acetyl-CoA C-acyltransferase; the protein is MPRTARDVVFVDGVRTPFGKAGPKGIYHETRADDMVVKCIRELVRRNPNLPVERIDEIAIAATTQIGDQGLTIGRSVGLLAGLPKSVPGYAIDRMCAGAMTAVTATAGGIAFGAYDIVLAGGVEHMGRHPMGEGVDPNPRFISEKIVDESALFMGMTAENLHDRLPHITKERCDAYAVRSQEKAAKAYANGDIQPDLVPISVRNTNPDAGETGWGLATTDEPMRPGTTMENLAGLKTPFRVHGNITAGNAAGLNDGATASLLAAEDVALELGLPIKMRMVSFAYAGVEPEVMGIGPVPATEKALAKAGLTIDDIQAFEINEAFAVQVLSLLDHYGIADDDERVNPYGGAIAYGHPLASTGVRLMNQLARRFEQRPDIRYGLTTMCIGMGMGGTVIWENPHFEGGK
- the hemQ gene encoding hydrogen peroxide-dependent heme synthase, which codes for MTETAEQATKKKARDLNQVIRYTMWSVFKLKGELPEDRTALAAEVDELFAQLDAKDVTVRGTYDVSALRADADLMVWWHAESSDDLQEAYNRFRRTGLGRLLEPVWSNMALHRPAEFNKSHIPAFLADEQAREYVCVYPFVRSYEWYLLPDEERRGMLAEHGKMARGYPDVRANTVASFALGDYEWLLAFEADELHRIVDLMRDLRPSRARLHVREEVPFFTGRRKPVAELLNGLV
- a CDS encoding DUF3000 domain-containing protein encodes the protein MAAVGGNPAQSGGTSKESAPLEFRSAVEALAGARVRPEVQLSPAPAPRRLAPYSWAVTASVEIDGEELADGRLVLLHDPAGQEAWNGEFRLVTMVRAELEPEIADDPMLSEVGWAWLMDSLQTHGAVAGEPSGTVSRSSSQYFGGLADRASSTEIELRASWTPSDGRFERHLAAWADLLCLCGGLPPSAPAPLSLPDAPSLGGVVPMPARRRPRSH
- a CDS encoding HRDC domain-containing protein, whose translation is MTEAIDAIAVETQPVPLLEPREGLPPVVADEAALAAVVAAFAAGTGPVAVDAERASGYRYGQRAYLIQLRRAGAGTALIDPAACPDLSALGEALADAEWVVHAASQDLPCLAEVGMKPRQLFDTELAGRIAGFPRVGLGPMTESVLGYTLAKEHSAVDWSTRPLPEPWLRYAALDVEVLVELRDALEQELDGQGKLGWALEEFAAIAAAPRPAPRVDPWRRTSGLHKVRRRRQLAAVRDLWQTRDKIAQERDVSPGRVLSDAAIVSAALAMPLNVPALQAVQGFGPRVHRRQLEQWMASLERARAIPEAQLPPATAPHEGPPPPRAWAEKDPVAAARLSAARAAVSELAEQHHLPAENLITPELVRRVSWEPPAEATAATVAGALRALGARRWQVELVAPAMAAAFENAAVAPPAAP
- a CDS encoding response regulator transcription factor — its product is MSVLLEHPASVVAYRPTKPTAMVVIADPRVRNTVTRHLWALGVRDVIEVSSIAEARPRVSTPRDICVADVHLPDGSGLTILAETRAAGWPNGLALSAADDIGAVRSALAGGVKGYVVTGTRTNVAMPGRPGLPIGAGGLAGRMRRPGMPGTPGHSGAPGAPGAPGTQPTTYRELSGREVEVLRLVAEGQSNKAIGVAMGLSALTVKSHLARIARKLGTGDRAGMVAVALRTGIIH
- the hemE gene encoding uroporphyrinogen decarboxylase, whose protein sequence is MSETTAAQTGQQPPARRGAAYDSAFLRACRREPVPHTPVWFMRQAGRSLPEYLKIREGIPMLESCMRPELVKEITLQPVRRHKVDAAIFFSDIVVPLKAVGIDVDIKPGIGPVIADPIRTRADLQRLRPLEPDDVPYVTEAIGLLVAELGSTPLIGFAGAPYTLASYLVEGGPSKNHERTKAMMYGEPELWAELVDRLADITAGFLKVQIEAGVSAVQLFDSWVGSLAPDDYRRSVMPASTKVFDAVAGYGVPRIHFGVGTGELLGLMGQAGADVVGVDWRVPLNEAARRVGPDKALQGNLDPAVLFAPTSVVETKAREVLHAASAIGPSGHIFNLGHGVLPSMDPDALSRLVAFVHEASAR
- the hemG gene encoding protoporphyrinogen oxidase; amino-acid sequence: MTQPLPQIVVIGGGIAGLAAAAFLSGAAGGPARAAVTLLEAGDRLGGKLLSGEVGGVRVDLGAESVLARRPEAVDLARDVGLADVLEPPTTAKAAVWSRDALRPLPAGQLMGVPGDLEALAASGVISAAGLRRAGHEEPIEVGEDIAIGAYIEARLGREVLDRLVEPLLGGVYAGHADQLSLRAAIPALLPIAQRGGSLVDGVRELVSRSTATGPVFQGLRGGIGTLPPALAAACARAGAELRTRAAVQELRRTPEGWQVVTATGTLTPDAVLLAVPAPVAARLLADSAPGAAAELAGVDYASMALVTLAFRRADLPEPPSGSGFLVPPVDGRAIKAATFSSNKWGWLERSAPDSFLLRTSLGRFREEQALQLPDEELVARSLADLREAVGLRATPYDSAVTRWTDGLPQYPVGHPAKVARIRAQAARVGGLALAGAAYDGVGIAACVASARRAVNDLLTPLAGAADPEGRMSA
- a CDS encoding TIGR04222 domain-containing membrane protein, yielding MWLVFLVPACVVAVFSCLRLIRAAATADALAGLEPEEPAEAVGIGLYETAYLAGGPERVVDLALVLMSGRGRLHLAHTGWTTVVDPQGRSRLERALISEVGPEGQCLTAELRANLAEHRTVQEIGNRLALAGLATPAAIRENTVLALRQVRQALLLSLVLMAAAMSLATPVGGDATASALAWFSLPLVLTTGTLLMARVDIQPYTRWAAPAGQEVLEAVRLPHRLSGPGATAQDEKRLLTAVAMGGPDAVPDARLRAALRPLRR